A region of the Chryseobacterium cucumeris genome:
ATCCCAATCTTGGTACTGATATCACTGATGGTATTCAAATTCTTTCTTTCCAGTTCGGTACTTTCACGGAGTAAAAAGAATTTTACATTCCCGTCTTCTTCATATTTCGGAAGGTGATTAGGATCCATCGTATCTTCCAGAAGAAGGTTGTTGATTTCATATCTTTCATGAAGAAATTTCAGGTCTTCTAAAGTAGGAGCCTCTACATCTACCCATTCGCACTGGGAGGTTCTGTATATCGTATCAATTGGCATAAAGTAAAAATACTAATATTTTGAAAAACTATGTGTTAAATAAGTTTTATCTTTGCCAAAATTAAAAAACTATATGATTAAAAGTACAATAAAAGGTGTGGGATTTTATGTTCCAGATAACGTTGTTACAAATGATGATTTAGCAAAACTAATGACTACCAATGACGAATGGATTACGGAAAGAACAGGTATCAAGGAAAGAAGACACAGAAAAAACAGATATGACTCTCAGGAAACCAGCGCTTATCTAGGTTTTAAAGCTGCAGAAAAAGCCATCCGCAATGCTGGTCTTACCTCAAAAGATATTGATTATATTGTTTTTGCAACGCTTTCACCGGATTATTACTTTCCGGGATGTGGTGTCCTGCTTCAGGACATGCTGGGATGTGATACGATCGGAGCACTGGATGTAAGAAATCAATGTTCAGGATTTGTATATTCTATGAGTGTGGCCAATGCATTCATCAAATCCGGTACTTATAAAAATATTCTTGTGGTAGGAGCAGAAGTTCATTCTTTCGGATTGGACTTTTCTGACGAAGGTAGAGGAGTTTCTGTTATTTTTGGTGATGGGGCAGGAGCAATTGTTCTTTCTGCATCAGAAGATGAGAATGCAGGAGATATTTTAGCAATGAATATGCATTCTGAAGGAAAATATGCTGACGATCTTTGTACCCAGTTCCCGGGTTCAAAATTCGGATGGAGCGACAGAATGAGAAAAGATCCTGAAAATGTAACGAACAAAGAAGTATATCCGATCATGAACGGAAACTTCGTATTCAAGCATGCGGTAACAAGATTCCCCGAAACCATGATGGAAGCTTTGAACAAAGCCGGAAAGACGGTTGAAGATCTTGATATGTTTATTCCGCACCAGGCGAACTTGAGAATTGCCCAGTTTGTACAGGAAAAATTCGGATTACCGGATGAGAAAGTCTTCAACAACATTCAGAAATA
Encoded here:
- a CDS encoding 3-oxoacyl-ACP synthase III family protein — protein: MIKSTIKGVGFYVPDNVVTNDDLAKLMTTNDEWITERTGIKERRHRKNRYDSQETSAYLGFKAAEKAIRNAGLTSKDIDYIVFATLSPDYYFPGCGVLLQDMLGCDTIGALDVRNQCSGFVYSMSVANAFIKSGTYKNILVVGAEVHSFGLDFSDEGRGVSVIFGDGAGAIVLSASEDENAGDILAMNMHSEGKYADDLCTQFPGSKFGWSDRMRKDPENVTNKEVYPIMNGNFVFKHAVTRFPETMMEALNKAGKTVEDLDMFIPHQANLRIAQFVQEKFGLPDEKVFNNIQKYGNTTAASIPIALSEAIEQGKIKRGDLVLLSAFGSGFTWGSVLFNF